The Penaeus vannamei isolate JL-2024 chromosome 13, ASM4276789v1, whole genome shotgun sequence genome window below encodes:
- the LOC113807055 gene encoding RWD domain-containing protein 1 isoform X2 → MTDYKEEQNNEIEALESIYPDEFEIIDVEPRHKFRITVKSEGSDPYDEIQTLPATIILNFEYTPTYPDEPPVMEITAVENIEEEDLDDLRTKLNEQCEENLGMVMVFTLVSYSLEWLTTHMEGIALSTKEELDRKKKEQEEIDRKKFEGTRVTVETFLAWKAKFDAEMQALRSEKDRDDEKNKKPTGRELFMKDVTLNESDLSFLGEGEGEVTVDESLFQDLDDLDLEDEDDEDYVPGADDDISD, encoded by the exons ATGACAGACTACAAGGAAGAACAGAATAATGAAATTGAGGCCCTGGAGTCCATATATCCAGACGAATTTGAGA TAATTGATGTAGAACCAAGACACAAGTTTAGAATTACCGTCAAATCTGAAGGCTCTGATCCATATGATGAGATTCAGACGTTACCAGCAACTATTATCCTCAATTTTGAATACACTCCAACGTATCCAGATGAACCACCAGTCATGGAAATTACAGCTGTTGAAAACATAGAAGAGGAAGACCTGGATGATTTAAGAACGAAACTTAATGAGCAG TGTGAAGAGAACCTGGGTATGGTTATGGTGTTCACACTTGTCTCATACTCACTGGAGTGGCTCACCACACACATGGAAGGCATTGCTCTCAGCACCAAAGAAGAATTGGATCgcaagaagaaagaacaggaagagataGATCGG AAAAAGTTTGAAGGTACCAGAGTGACTGTAGAAACGTTTCTTGCTTGGAAAGCGAAGTTTGATGCAGAGATGCAAGCTCTCCGATCTGAGAAAGACAGGGAtgatgagaagaataagaaaccgACTGGTAGAGAGCTCTTCATGAAGGACGTCACTTTGAATGAGTCGGATCTTAGCTTCCTTGGTGAAG gagaaGGTGAGGTGACTGTGGATGAGAGTTTATTCCAAGACCTGGATGACTTAGACCTCGAGGATGAAGATGACGAGGATTATGTTCCAGGAGCGGATGATGACATATCTGATTAG
- the LOC113807055 gene encoding RWD domain-containing protein 1 isoform X1, translated as MTDYKEEQNNEIEALESIYPDEFENLWRTASNRRGNHSRSEVIDVEPRHKFRITVKSEGSDPYDEIQTLPATIILNFEYTPTYPDEPPVMEITAVENIEEEDLDDLRTKLNEQCEENLGMVMVFTLVSYSLEWLTTHMEGIALSTKEELDRKKKEQEEIDRKKFEGTRVTVETFLAWKAKFDAEMQALRSEKDRDDEKNKKPTGRELFMKDVTLNESDLSFLGEGEGEVTVDESLFQDLDDLDLEDEDDEDYVPGADDDISD; from the exons ATGACAGACTACAAGGAAGAACAGAATAATGAAATTGAGGCCCTGGAGTCCATATATCCAGACGAATTTGAGA ATCTTTGGCGGACAGCTAGTAATAGAAGAGGTAATCACAGCAGGAGTGAAG TAATTGATGTAGAACCAAGACACAAGTTTAGAATTACCGTCAAATCTGAAGGCTCTGATCCATATGATGAGATTCAGACGTTACCAGCAACTATTATCCTCAATTTTGAATACACTCCAACGTATCCAGATGAACCACCAGTCATGGAAATTACAGCTGTTGAAAACATAGAAGAGGAAGACCTGGATGATTTAAGAACGAAACTTAATGAGCAG TGTGAAGAGAACCTGGGTATGGTTATGGTGTTCACACTTGTCTCATACTCACTGGAGTGGCTCACCACACACATGGAAGGCATTGCTCTCAGCACCAAAGAAGAATTGGATCgcaagaagaaagaacaggaagagataGATCGG AAAAAGTTTGAAGGTACCAGAGTGACTGTAGAAACGTTTCTTGCTTGGAAAGCGAAGTTTGATGCAGAGATGCAAGCTCTCCGATCTGAGAAAGACAGGGAtgatgagaagaataagaaaccgACTGGTAGAGAGCTCTTCATGAAGGACGTCACTTTGAATGAGTCGGATCTTAGCTTCCTTGGTGAAG gagaaGGTGAGGTGACTGTGGATGAGAGTTTATTCCAAGACCTGGATGACTTAGACCTCGAGGATGAAGATGACGAGGATTATGTTCCAGGAGCGGATGATGACATATCTGATTAG